Proteins encoded in a region of the Verrucomicrobiota bacterium genome:
- a CDS encoding sugar transferase: MRLSQRELEPVLMLVDTVMCLLGISLAFFLRASDISFTDQIPVQANYALLSTVMTVIILFSLKISSLYRLEFMSGRSMLLPKLFISTCAALAALFTLAFFIRTQQQAYSRGFLILSVFTISFMLFVGRYSICAIQRKWSLFSKRKTLIVGWSPMTDRLAESMINSRFPMMELSGILTLQVWQIPDEYQEYHLGSYDEYQKSLIIKPIDQVLILTSQIPPQQCIEFCRYADQKLIKIGLIPDPLEIMLGRMELSNIEGVPVLAVTNLPLDKLSNRIIKRVVDLIGGITGLLLSIIPSLIISLFIKADSAGPVIFGQERVGRGGKKFIMYKFRSMRFGAEQQDSEAGLGVDNDPRITKLGDMLRKWNLDELPQFWNVIKGEMSLVGPRPERTYFVDLFKEKVPHYMPRHIYKPGITGLAQVRGHRGNTSLEKRIEADLEYFENWSVWLDIKIILLTLTQYFGHYEN; encoded by the coding sequence ATGAGATTGTCCCAAAGAGAATTAGAGCCTGTGCTGATGCTTGTGGATACGGTGATGTGCCTTTTGGGTATCAGTCTCGCCTTTTTCCTCAGGGCATCTGACATCTCATTTACAGACCAGATTCCTGTCCAAGCCAACTACGCACTTTTATCCACAGTCATGACGGTCATTATTTTATTTTCATTAAAGATTTCTAGTCTCTACAGGCTTGAATTCATGTCCGGGAGGTCAATGTTACTACCGAAATTATTTATATCCACCTGTGCCGCATTGGCCGCCCTGTTTACACTGGCCTTTTTCATCCGGACACAACAACAAGCCTATTCACGCGGGTTCCTCATTTTATCAGTATTCACTATCTCATTCATGCTCTTTGTAGGTCGTTACTCTATTTGCGCCATTCAAAGGAAATGGTCTCTTTTCAGTAAAAGAAAAACCCTGATTGTCGGATGGAGCCCGATGACTGACCGTTTAGCTGAATCCATGATCAATAGCCGCTTCCCCATGATGGAACTTTCCGGCATCCTTACGCTCCAAGTCTGGCAAATCCCTGATGAATACCAGGAATATCATCTGGGCTCCTATGATGAATATCAAAAATCCCTTATTATAAAACCAATCGACCAAGTCCTCATCCTTACGTCCCAAATCCCCCCCCAGCAATGTATTGAATTCTGTCGTTATGCTGACCAGAAACTCATTAAAATCGGACTGATTCCCGACCCCCTCGAGATCATGCTCGGGCGGATGGAACTCTCCAATATCGAAGGAGTGCCTGTTCTTGCCGTTACGAACTTGCCCTTGGATAAACTCTCAAACCGTATCATTAAACGGGTGGTCGATCTTATCGGTGGGATCACCGGACTCTTACTAAGTATTATTCCCTCCCTGATTATTTCCCTTTTTATCAAAGCAGATTCCGCCGGACCGGTGATTTTTGGGCAGGAGCGGGTCGGTCGAGGTGGGAAAAAATTTATCATGTATAAATTTCGTTCCATGAGGTTCGGAGCTGAACAACAGGATTCAGAAGCTGGGTTGGGTGTCGACAATGACCCCCGCATCACAAAACTCGGTGATATGCTCAGGAAGTGGAACTTGGATGAATTGCCCCAATTCTGGAATGTGATTAAAGGGGAAATGAGCTTGGTCGGCCCTCGCCCCGAGCGGACCTATTTTGTCGATCTTTTCAAGGAAAAGGTGCCCCATTACATGCCTCGTCATATTTATAAACCGGGTATAACCGGTCTAGCCCAAGTGCGCGGGCACCGCGGGAATACCTCTTTGGAAAAGAGGATCGAGGCGGATCTTGAGTACTTCGAAAATTGGTCGGTATGGTTGGATATAAAAATCATCCTTTTGACACTCACCCAATATTTTGGACATTATGAAAATTAA